Within the Leptotrichia sp. OH3620_COT-345 genome, the region CGGAACTTCTTTTTGAAATAGTAGAACATGAAAATATAGTATTTGAAGAAGCTTCAGTAGGAAACTGGAATATAAAACCATTTGCAAAATATGGAAAGGTGTTTGCAATGCTTCATAAAAAAAATGAAAGAGAAAGACTTGTTTCAATAATTGAAGTTTTAAGAAGTTTTGATGGGAAAAAAGCTTATCTTTATGGAGTTTCAGCTGTTCCCGAATATGAAAAAAAAGGACATACGAGAAAACTTCTTGAATATGTAGTGAGCTATCTGGAGAGTAATAATATTTTTATTATTGAGTTAACTGTAAGCGTCGATAATGAGCGGGCGATAAAAATATATAAAAAAATGGGATTTAAAATAGTCGAGAATCTACAGAATGAATACGGTGATAATGAAGCCAGATATCTAATGAGGTATCAAAAATATTCAATTTAATGAAAAAAATAATACTTTGATAATAAAAGTAAAAAAAATATTTGACAAGTTAAAAGATGGGTTATAAAATTATAATGAATACAAATTTGAATGGGAGAGCTTTACTGAATAATTACATTTTATTTCTGTATTGTTTTTCAGAGTTTGGGAGAGAAATTATTTAAGGAGGAGATAATGTACATAGAAAATGTAGGAGAATATTTGAAAGAGAACGGAATAAAACCGTCTATTCAAAGAATAAAAATTTTTCAATATCTGTTGGAACATCACAGTCATCCTACAGTTGATGATATATTTCAAAGTCTTTCAACTGAAATTCCTACTTTATCCAAAACTACAGTATACAACACTTTAAACATTTTTGTTGAAAGTCATATTGTACATGAAGTAATAATAGAGGAAAATGAAGTGAGATATGATGTTATAACAGGCACTCACGGACATTTCAAATGTAAAATTTGTGGTGAAATTACCGATTTTGATATAGATTTATCCAAACTGGATTTACAGAAACTGGGACATGTGGAAATTGAAGAAACACATTTTTATCTTAAGGGAACATGTGTGAGATGTCTAAGAGATAAAAGAAAAAATTAAATTACCGGATGTCAAATTTATAAGTTTAATAATAAGAAAATCAAATTGAGTTATAATATTAAAAACTGAAGATTATATTAAATGCTGTTTAAAGTTTAGATTATCCAATAAGATCTTGCTTGGACAGCTCTTTTATATTCCTGATAATTAAAATGGATATGAAATATTAACGATAAACTTATTGCAACATTGATAATTTATTGATATAATAAACTTAACTGTAAAAAAATAGGAGGAAAAATGTCAGTAAGAAAACACAAAAGTACCATTAAAGTAATATCAATTATTTTGATTTTAGCTTTTGGAGTTTCAATGATATATGCAGGATGGAATTTCCTTAAGCAGAATGTGTTCGTTGGGACAAAAAAAGTAATAGCAGAAGTAAATGGAGAAAAAATTTATAGAGATGATTTTGAAAGAAATTATGCTGATTTCGAGTCCAGACTTAATTCACTGGTGGGACAAAAAAAACAGCAGTTGGCTCAAGTAGGTATTGATCCTAACGGATTTAAGACATTACCTGAAGAACTTATGAGAGAGTATGTGCTTAAAAGCATGATTGACCAGAAATTACTTCTATCTTCAGCTAAAGATCTGAAAGTAAAAGTCAGCTCAGCGGATGTTGAAAATAAAGTCAAAAGTGACCAGAATCAATATGGAGGAAAAGAAAATTTTATAAATTTTTTAACGGCAAACGGTTATAATTTAACTTCGTACAAGGAATTTGTAAAAAATGGAATGATACTTCAGAAAGTCTATGAAAAAATACAGAATTCACTGAAAATAAATGATGATGAATTGAAGAAAGTCTATGAAAGATATAAATATTTCAATTTTCAGGATCAGACATTTGAGCAGGCCAAACCTCAGTTAATTGAAACACTGAATAATGAAAATGCTGAAATGCTTATAAGTTCACACTTGGCAAAAGCATGGCAAAATGCAAAAATAACTGTAAAAAGTGACAAAGAAAGAAATGTCGATTATAAAAAAATGTATGACAATATTATAAAAACAATAGTTGAGAAGGATGGATATAAATTTGACGGAGCTTCTCTTAATGAAAAAATTATAGGAGAATTTGTAAGATCTGAAAAAGGTTATAGCGATGTTTTGGTAGAACAGGCTAAAAAATCTCTGGAAGCAGATTTGGATAAGCTTATAACAACTGCAAAAAAAGCTAAAGAAGTAGGGATAAAAGCATCATCTGAATTTTCAGGAATACAGGAATTAAACGATTATGCAAAAAAATATTATGATTATTTAATAGATACTTATAAGCCTTCCGAAGAAGCAATGATGGAAAAATTTAATTCAGGCAGAGATAATTATAATGTTCAAAATACGATAGCAGGTCAGGTTGTTGGAGATTACTTTCAGCCGTCTCAGGCAGACTTTGAAGTGATAAAAGTAAAAGCTCAGGAGATATTAAAAACTCTTACTATAGAAAACTTCAAAGAAAAAGCGAAAGAGCTCAGTCAGGATCCCGGGTCAAAAGACAACGGAGGTCAGTTGGGGGAAGTTGATTTGACACAATTAGTCCCCGAATTTGCTGAAGCAGTTAAAAAATCTGAAAAAGGAAAAATAGTAGGACCTGTAAAAACACAGTTCGGGTATCACATTATATATGTAGAGGATAAAAATTCATCAAATGAAAACAGTGCAAAAGTAAGCCATATTCTTATTACTCCTACAATATCCGAAGCTACAAAGCAGGAACTTATAAAAAGAATGAAAACTCTTAAAGATGAACTTGTTGCAAAGAAAGTTACGTGGCAGCAGGTAAATACTCAGGATAAATATAAATTTGAAGTAAAGGAACAGTTTAAGAAACTTCTAAAATCTCAGGCAATTCCGGGAGTAGGGAAATATGATTCTGAATTGAGTAATAAACTTTTTGCATCAAATCCAGGAGACATACTTGAACATCAGACAGAATACGGATATTTTTTATTAAGTAAAATTTCTGAAGTACCGTTTAAGGAAGTTTCTTTTGAAGATGTAAAAGAAAGAATAAGATTAGAGCTTGCCTTTGAATATGTGAATGAAGAAGTGGAAAAATAATGTAATGAAATTAAAATTTTCTTTTGAAAATAAATGAACATTGTGATATAATCAAATTGTTAAAATAAATAAATTATTGGAGGTAATTACAAATGACTAGAATTGAAGATATCTATGCAAGAGAGATACTTGATTCAAGAGGAAATCCAACTGTTGAAGTGGAAGTATTCTTAGAAGGTGGAGCTATGGGGAGAGCGTCAGTACCGTCAGGGGCATCTACAGGAGAACATGAAGCAGTTGAATTAAGAGATGGCGATAAATCCAGATATTTAGGAAAAGGTGTTTTAAAAGCTGTTGAAAATGTAAATACAGTTTTAGCTGAAAATTTAATAGGAATGGATGCATTGGACCAGGTTGCTATTGATAAAGTGATGATTGAATTAGACGGGACACCTAATAAGGCAAAATTAGGAGCTAACGCTATTCTAGGGGTTTCCTTGGCAGTTGCTAAAGCAGCGGCTAATCAGTTAGGAATACCTTTATATAGATATTTGGGAGGAGTAAATTCAAAAGAATTACCTGTACCTATGATGAATATTTTAAACGGAGGTTCTCATGCTGATTCTGCAGTAGATGTTCAGGAATTTATGGTACAGCCTGTAGGAGCTAAAACTTATAAAGAAGCATTAAGAATGGGAGCAGAAATATTTCACCACTTAGGAAAACTTCTGAAAGCTAACGGAGATTCTACGAATGTAGGAAATGAAGGAGGGTACGCACCTGCTAATATTAACGGTACGGAAGGAGCATTAGATATAATTTCCAAAGCTGTAGAAGCTGCAGGGTATAAACTTGGAGAAGACATAACTTTTGCCTTGGATGCGGCATCATCTGAGTTTTCTAAAAAAGAAGGAGATAAGTACATATATACATTTACAAGAGAAGGCGGAGTAGTAAGAACTTCTGAAGAAATGGTAGAATGGTATGCAGGATTGTGTGAAAAATATCCTATCATTTCTATTGAAGACGGATTAGCAGAAGATGACTGGGCAGGATTTAAGTTACTTACTGAAAAATTAGGTAAAAAAGTTCAGCTTGTAGGAGATGATTTATTTGTTACAAATACTGAAAGACTTGAAAGAGGTATTAAAGAAGGAATAGCAAATTCAATTTTAATAAAAGTTAATCAGATAGGAACTCTTACTGAAACTCTAGATGCTATTGAAATGGCTAAAAAAGCAGGATATACAGCAGTGATATCTCACAGATCAGGAGAAACTGAAGATGATACAATATCAGATATAGCTGTTGCTACTAATGCCGGACAAATTAAAACAGGTTCAGCATCAAGAACAGACAGAATGGCTAAATATAATCAATTATTAAGAATTGAAGATGATTTAGCTGATGAGGCTGTTTATCAAGGTAAATCTGCTTTCTATAACATATATAAATAATAAAGAAATAATAAACAGAGTGTTAAATACACTCTGTTTTTAAATATTACAATAAAATTTTAATATACAAATATTTATTGACAATAGAGATAAATTGTATTAAAATTATCCTATAGTAAAATAAATTTGAAATCACACTGAAATTTTATGAAAGACTAAAGTGAATGAAAGAGTTATAGTTTTAAATTAATTTTACAATAATAAAAATTAATTTGATATTATCATATAAATTGGGAGGAGATAATAATGACAGAAAGAAAAAATTCCGTAACATTTAAAGGAAATCCGGTAACGATACTTGGAGATGAAGTAAAAGTAGGAGATAAGGCAAAAGATTTTACAGTTTTGGCAACAGATTTAAAAGAAGTGAAATTAAGCGATTATGCAGGAAAAGTAGTGGTAATTTCAGTGTTCCCATCTGTAGATACAGGAGTGTGTGCATTGCAGGCGACAAGGTTTAATCAGGAAGCGGGGAAATTTCCTTCTGATGTGCAGCTTTTAACAATTTCAGCGGACTTACCTTTTGCATTGGGAAGATTTTGTGCTGATAAAGGAATAGAAAATGCTTTAACAGCTTCAGATCACAGAGAACTCGATTTTGGATTAAAATACGGTTTTGTGATAAAAGAATTAAGGCTTCTTACAAGAGGAACAATAATTGTGGATAAAGGTGGAACTGTAAAATATGTGGAATATGTTTCTGAAGTGGCAGAACATCCTGATTATGATAAAGTATTAGAGGTATTAAAAACATTGGTATAGTTTAGTTCGCTGTAAAATTTGAATATTGAAAGAGAACTGAAATTATAGAAAAAATTTTATTTGAAATTGTAATAAAATATATGCTTAAATTATTAAGATAAAATCCGATATTCAAATTATTTCAACAAAAAATATGTGGATGAGAATAAAGCAAAATCATTATTTGAT harbors:
- a CDS encoding N-acetyltransferase, whose product is MNDFYIRELDAMNDSELLFEIVEHENIVFEEASVGNWNIKPFAKYGKVFAMLHKKNERERLVSIIEVLRSFDGKKAYLYGVSAVPEYEKKGHTRKLLEYVVSYLESNNIFIIELTVSVDNERAIKIYKKMGFKIVENLQNEYGDNEARYLMRYQKYSI
- a CDS encoding Fur family transcriptional regulator, producing MYIENVGEYLKENGIKPSIQRIKIFQYLLEHHSHPTVDDIFQSLSTEIPTLSKTTVYNTLNIFVESHIVHEVIIEENEVRYDVITGTHGHFKCKICGEITDFDIDLSKLDLQKLGHVEIEETHFYLKGTCVRCLRDKRKN
- a CDS encoding peptidylprolyl isomerase; this translates as MSVRKHKSTIKVISIILILAFGVSMIYAGWNFLKQNVFVGTKKVIAEVNGEKIYRDDFERNYADFESRLNSLVGQKKQQLAQVGIDPNGFKTLPEELMREYVLKSMIDQKLLLSSAKDLKVKVSSADVENKVKSDQNQYGGKENFINFLTANGYNLTSYKEFVKNGMILQKVYEKIQNSLKINDDELKKVYERYKYFNFQDQTFEQAKPQLIETLNNENAEMLISSHLAKAWQNAKITVKSDKERNVDYKKMYDNIIKTIVEKDGYKFDGASLNEKIIGEFVRSEKGYSDVLVEQAKKSLEADLDKLITTAKKAKEVGIKASSEFSGIQELNDYAKKYYDYLIDTYKPSEEAMMEKFNSGRDNYNVQNTIAGQVVGDYFQPSQADFEVIKVKAQEILKTLTIENFKEKAKELSQDPGSKDNGGQLGEVDLTQLVPEFAEAVKKSEKGKIVGPVKTQFGYHIIYVEDKNSSNENSAKVSHILITPTISEATKQELIKRMKTLKDELVAKKVTWQQVNTQDKYKFEVKEQFKKLLKSQAIPGVGKYDSELSNKLFASNPGDILEHQTEYGYFLLSKISEVPFKEVSFEDVKERIRLELAFEYVNEEVEK
- the eno gene encoding phosphopyruvate hydratase — protein: MTRIEDIYAREILDSRGNPTVEVEVFLEGGAMGRASVPSGASTGEHEAVELRDGDKSRYLGKGVLKAVENVNTVLAENLIGMDALDQVAIDKVMIELDGTPNKAKLGANAILGVSLAVAKAAANQLGIPLYRYLGGVNSKELPVPMMNILNGGSHADSAVDVQEFMVQPVGAKTYKEALRMGAEIFHHLGKLLKANGDSTNVGNEGGYAPANINGTEGALDIISKAVEAAGYKLGEDITFALDAASSEFSKKEGDKYIYTFTREGGVVRTSEEMVEWYAGLCEKYPIISIEDGLAEDDWAGFKLLTEKLGKKVQLVGDDLFVTNTERLERGIKEGIANSILIKVNQIGTLTETLDAIEMAKKAGYTAVISHRSGETEDDTISDIAVATNAGQIKTGSASRTDRMAKYNQLLRIEDDLADEAVYQGKSAFYNIYK
- the tpx gene encoding thiol peroxidase; this encodes MTERKNSVTFKGNPVTILGDEVKVGDKAKDFTVLATDLKEVKLSDYAGKVVVISVFPSVDTGVCALQATRFNQEAGKFPSDVQLLTISADLPFALGRFCADKGIENALTASDHRELDFGLKYGFVIKELRLLTRGTIIVDKGGTVKYVEYVSEVAEHPDYDKVLEVLKTLV